TGCAAGTAACGTCAAGATCACTGGCTTTAAGTTACAAAACACAGGTTGGAAATGGGGCCGAAGCGGCGTGGAGGTTTACGATGCTGACAACTGTGAAATTAAAGGAAATTTCTTATTTCTCACCTGTCACCAGATCAGAGTGAACGTCTCCATGGGCTCAAAAGTTGTCGGGAACATTATAAGCGCTCCGAGCCACCCATTTCCCCAGTCAGCCTATGGAATCAGAGTGGAAAACTCTGCAAACTGCTTGGTCATGAATAATAGCATTTCTAATAATATTGGCGGTGTTCATTTAGAAAACGCGGTAAACTGCACAGTTACTGGAAACTATATCTTCCAGAATAGTCAAGGGATCCGTTTGTATTCGCCTTGCGTGGATAATTATATAGTTGCTAATACAGTTTACAATAACACTTATGACGGTATGATAGAAGCAATGCGTTCAAACCAGACTCTGATGGGGAATATTTTTGTCCACAACAATTTCATCAACAACTCACAACCATTAATCTACAAAGTAACAGGCTGCATTTGGGACAACGGCTACGAAGGGAACTACTGGACAAGATACAACGGTGAAGATTCTGACCAAGATGGAATTGGAGACGTTTCATATGAAGTTGGACAGGAACAAGACCACTACCCCTTGATGGGTCAATACTATGAATATTATGCGTTATGGAGGGGAACTATTTCCAGAGTTGCCCTTGTCTCTGTTTCTTCTGTCACCGAGTTTTCATTTGGCTTGATAAACAATAGCATTACAAAAGCCATAAGTTTTAACATCACAAAAGCAACCAAGTCAGGGTTTTGTCGAATCTCTATTCCTAGAGCATTACTAAGTGGTCCTTACACTGTTCTGGTCGACGGTTCTTTAGAGTCCAATGCTTCATTGAAAGATTTGCCCCTGTCGAACAGCACGCACTCTTTCCTGCGCTTTACGTATTCTAACACAGTTCATAAAATAATTATCCTTGGAGATGAAGAAGATCTTAGCCAATTTCCCATAGAGCCTTTCATAATCTTGGCGCTCACTATTGTGTTGGCTTCAACTGCTACAGCAGTGTATTTGGCAAGGAAAGGAAGAAACAAAATTGAAAAAGAGCTTTCCACGCAATAGAACGGCGTTATTCCTTCTGCTAATTATTCTTATGTCTTTTGCTCTTCAGATATTGTCTTTTGAATTCTTAGATGTCAAAGCAAATCCTAATGAAGTAGTGTATAACCTTAATACGGGTTTGAATTACACTTCAATTCAAGAAGCTATAGACGCTTCTGAGACTTTGGATGGACATACAATACTTGTCGATCCTGGAACATATTACGAGCGCATAAGAGTCTACAAATCTCTACAAGTCTTTGGAGACGACTCCGCCTCAACGATTATTGATGGTGGGAGTGTTGGTTCTGTTGTGAACATAACTGCAGACAACGTTTACATCTCAAGATTTACAGTAAGAAACAGTGGCTCAGACATTTTG
This is a stretch of genomic DNA from Candidatus Bathyarchaeota archaeon. It encodes these proteins:
- a CDS encoding right-handed parallel beta-helix repeat-containing protein, producing MRKTFSLSLALLLFFLPPFSTMLSGAISKAATSTSIFVPGNFTTIQEAINNANPGDSIFVSSGIYYEHVLVNKTITLLGESRETTIIDGSNSGTVIRITASNVKITGFKLQNTGWKWGRSGVEVYDADNCEIKGNFLFLTCHQIRVNVSMGSKVVGNIISAPSHPFPQSAYGIRVENSANCLVMNNSISNNIGGVHLENAVNCTVTGNYIFQNSQGIRLYSPCVDNYIVANTVYNNTYDGMIEAMRSNQTLMGNIFVHNNFINNSQPLIYKVTGCIWDNGYEGNYWTRYNGEDSDQDGIGDVSYEVGQEQDHYPLMGQYYEYYALWRGTISRVALVSVSSVTEFSFGLINNSITKAISFNITKATKSGFCRISIPRALLSGPYTVLVDGSLESNASLKDLPLSNSTHSFLRFTYSNTVHKIIILGDEEDLSQFPIEPFIILALTIVLASTATAVYLARKGRNKIEKELSTQ